In the Ilumatobacteraceae bacterium genome, one interval contains:
- a CDS encoding TetR/AcrR family transcriptional regulator, producing the protein MSETPRATVRRVRADGERTRRLILDTAVRLATVEGLDGLSIGTLAHATQLSKSGVYAHFDSKAALQLATIDSARALFIDVVVAPVLELGGLDRLRALCESFLAYVENGTLPGGCFFAAAAAELGGRPGPLRERVAANQKDWIGVLTEAADEAVSRNELHEDTDVATLVFELNALVIAANTAYVLHDDAAVLTRARTAIERVVLAAAPH; encoded by the coding sequence ATGTCCGAGACCCCGCGAGCAACCGTGCGCCGAGTGAGAGCCGACGGTGAGCGGACCAGGCGACTGATCCTCGACACCGCGGTTCGGCTCGCTACCGTCGAGGGGCTCGACGGGCTCAGCATCGGCACACTCGCCCACGCGACGCAGCTCAGCAAGAGCGGTGTCTACGCGCACTTCGACTCGAAAGCGGCGCTCCAGCTCGCGACCATCGACAGCGCCCGCGCACTGTTCATCGACGTCGTCGTGGCTCCCGTCCTCGAGCTGGGAGGTCTCGACCGTCTCCGAGCGCTGTGTGAGTCGTTCCTGGCGTACGTCGAGAACGGCACGCTCCCGGGAGGCTGCTTCTTCGCCGCCGCTGCTGCGGAGCTCGGCGGTCGGCCCGGCCCGCTGCGCGAACGGGTCGCGGCGAACCAGAAGGACTGGATCGGCGTGCTCACCGAGGCAGCGGACGAGGCGGTGTCGCGCAACGAACTACACGAAGACACCGACGTTGCGACCCTCGTCTTCGAGCTCAACGCGCTGGTCATCGCCGCGAACACGGCGTACGTCCTCCACGATGACGCGGCGGTGCTCACCCGAGCGCGAACCGCCATCGAACGCGTCGTCCTCGCTGCCGCCCCCCACTGA
- a CDS encoding class I SAM-dependent methyltransferase, giving the protein MTDTTAASVSDAPDQDMWIEAGRGWGARAEEWAYLFEPYALPANQLVLDRVAVGPATRYLDVACGSGFAANLAHRRGATVSGLDASEDLIDIARARTPDGDFRVGDMFALPFAEGTFDVVTSFNGIWSRCDDALDQVRTVLTDDGRLGLTFWGAHERMGLMPYFLTVIQHSPPSHQAANIEIGETSKVMADMLVAAEFELLQHGTVEVVNEWPDVDTAVRALAAAGPSVPAIAAVGYDDFCEALREVVAPLHDRTGRVGVRISSELGWVTARPA; this is encoded by the coding sequence ATGACCGACACGACCGCGGCCAGCGTGAGCGACGCTCCCGACCAGGACATGTGGATCGAGGCCGGCCGTGGCTGGGGAGCGCGTGCCGAGGAGTGGGCGTACCTGTTCGAGCCGTATGCGCTCCCCGCCAACCAGTTGGTGCTCGACCGCGTCGCGGTCGGCCCGGCCACGCGCTACCTCGACGTCGCCTGCGGATCCGGTTTCGCCGCCAATCTCGCTCACCGTCGCGGCGCCACCGTCAGCGGGCTCGACGCCTCCGAGGACCTGATCGACATCGCGAGGGCCCGCACACCCGACGGCGACTTCCGTGTCGGCGACATGTTCGCGCTCCCGTTCGCCGAGGGAACCTTCGATGTGGTGACGAGCTTCAACGGCATCTGGAGCCGGTGCGACGACGCGCTCGATCAAGTCCGAACGGTGCTCACCGATGACGGACGACTCGGATTGACGTTCTGGGGAGCACACGAACGCATGGGGCTCATGCCCTACTTCCTCACCGTCATCCAGCACTCACCACCGAGCCACCAAGCGGCCAACATCGAGATCGGCGAAACCAGCAAGGTCATGGCAGACATGCTCGTGGCGGCGGAGTTCGAACTGCTCCAACACGGGACCGTCGAGGTCGTCAACGAATGGCCCGACGTCGACACAGCCGTCCGAGCGCTCGCAGCAGCGGGACCGTCCGTTCCCGCGATCGCAGCCGTCGGCTACGACGACTTCTGCGAGGCGCTGCGCGAGGTCGTGGCCCCGCTGCACGACCGGACAGGCCGCGTCGGCGTACGCATCTCATCCGAGTTGGGATGGGTGACCGCCCGCCCGGCCTGA
- a CDS encoding SRPBCC family protein, whose translation MRERLRYADGPTTEVTRVIAASPGDLWVYVADIDLPARFSAEFQGAEWLDGATEPALGARFRGTNEHPVVGRWQVDCTIVEFEPERALGWVVADPADPAARWRFSLEPVEGGTRLTQWCQIGPGRSGLSPAIERMPDREHEIVERRLAEHAANMQRNLDGLAALVETS comes from the coding sequence ATGAGGGAACGACTGCGGTACGCGGACGGACCGACGACCGAGGTGACGCGAGTGATCGCGGCGTCGCCGGGCGACCTCTGGGTGTACGTCGCCGACATCGATCTGCCTGCCAGGTTCTCGGCGGAGTTCCAGGGCGCCGAGTGGCTCGACGGTGCGACGGAGCCGGCACTGGGCGCTCGGTTCCGCGGGACCAACGAGCATCCCGTCGTCGGCCGTTGGCAGGTTGACTGCACGATCGTCGAGTTCGAACCCGAACGCGCGCTCGGCTGGGTCGTCGCCGACCCGGCCGACCCGGCGGCGCGCTGGAGGTTCTCCCTCGAGCCGGTCGAGGGTGGCACTCGACTCACCCAGTGGTGTCAGATCGGTCCGGGCCGGAGCGGACTCAGCCCCGCGATCGAGCGGATGCCCGACCGCGAGCACGAGATCGTCGAACGTCGCCTCGCGGAGCACGCCGCCAACATGCAGAGGAACCTCGACGGCCTCGCCGCCCTCGTCGAGACATCCTGA
- a CDS encoding LLM class flavin-dependent oxidoreductase, which produces MQVGVSAVVSSDEDVEFVRGCERVGATSVWVPEAWGYDALTPLAHLAAVTTTLRLATGIVQVGARSPAMLAMQAMSVQRLSGGRLVLGLGSSGPRIMESWHGVPFRKPVATMRETIEIVRQIARGDRLEHHGEVYDLPPDGAGRGIRSMVPPVEPIPIVVAALGPRNLELTGEVADGWLGNAFMPEHADVFLDPIRAGCERAGRTIDQLDLVMPVSVEITDDLDEAGRRHADGYAFTIGAMGAPGKNFYNRAFSAQGYGDDVAAVYELWQAGKREAAAARVPIDLGSKTNLLGPPEVIRERLRLYRDAGITTLQAKVTGPERLDTVAQLVDLVREVDEERAED; this is translated from the coding sequence ATGCAGGTCGGGGTGAGCGCGGTGGTGTCGTCCGACGAAGACGTCGAGTTCGTCCGCGGGTGCGAACGGGTCGGCGCCACCTCGGTCTGGGTGCCGGAGGCGTGGGGGTACGACGCGCTGACACCGCTCGCCCATCTCGCGGCGGTCACGACGACGCTCCGGCTCGCGACCGGCATCGTCCAGGTGGGCGCCCGTTCGCCGGCGATGCTCGCGATGCAGGCGATGTCGGTACAGCGGCTGTCGGGAGGTCGCCTCGTGCTCGGACTCGGATCGAGCGGCCCGCGGATCATGGAGTCGTGGCACGGGGTGCCGTTCCGGAAGCCGGTCGCGACGATGCGGGAGACGATCGAGATCGTGCGGCAGATCGCCCGAGGCGACCGACTCGAACACCACGGTGAGGTGTACGACCTGCCGCCCGATGGGGCGGGTCGCGGGATCCGCTCGATGGTGCCGCCGGTCGAACCGATCCCGATCGTGGTTGCGGCGCTCGGGCCCAGAAATCTCGAACTCACCGGCGAGGTCGCCGACGGATGGCTGGGCAACGCGTTCATGCCCGAGCACGCCGACGTCTTCCTCGATCCGATCCGCGCCGGCTGCGAACGCGCCGGCCGGACGATCGACCAGCTCGACCTCGTCATGCCGGTCTCGGTCGAGATCACCGACGATCTCGACGAGGCGGGTCGACGTCATGCCGACGGGTACGCGTTCACGATCGGTGCGATGGGAGCACCCGGGAAGAACTTCTACAACCGGGCGTTCTCGGCGCAGGGCTATGGCGACGACGTCGCAGCGGTGTACGAGCTCTGGCAGGCCGGCAAACGCGAGGCGGCCGCGGCCCGCGTGCCCATCGACCTGGGGTCCAAGACGAACCTGCTCGGGCCACCGGAAGTGATCCGCGAGCGGCTCCGGCTCTATCGAGACGCCGGTATCACGACGTTGCAGGCCAAGGTGACCGGCCCCGAACGGCTCGACACGGTCGCGCAGCTGGTCGACCTCGTGCGTGAAGTCGACGAGGAGCGGGCAGAGGACTGA
- a CDS encoding aminotransferase class V-fold PLP-dependent enzyme: protein MNLHGSDAAIGDLPERVTRLIGERLGNTELGATTTPSDLLPLFEGAITPGGLGVDRAWERFTDAVAAHTVALDGPRYLGFIPMSPAAAAIWMDAVVGATSFAAESWLEAAGAVAAENQALDHLRRLAGMPEGSGGAFCSGGSIGNLSALAVGRDVADGRRLVAVADTAHASVDNSLRLLGLEALVVPTGDDGRFVGGALADALAASGRAGELAIVVASAGSTNAGIVDDLRGLADIAHRHDAWVHVDGAYGGAALLLDECSRLFDGLADADSLIIDPHKWLFSTAGSCAVLYRQPQLAAATHTQHGPYIDVLHTTDAAAAWNPSDYAFQLTRRASGLPFWFTLVLHGTDALADAVRAPMTTTAYAVTQLRAIPDVEVILEPELTVVLFRKAGWDRARWQQWSADLLARRIAFVAPTTWKGETVGRLVFLHPLTTDTIVDEVIDTLR from the coding sequence ATGAACCTGCACGGCTCCGACGCCGCCATCGGTGACCTGCCGGAACGTGTCACACGACTGATCGGCGAGCGCCTCGGCAACACCGAACTCGGGGCGACGACGACGCCGTCGGATCTGTTACCGCTCTTCGAGGGAGCGATCACGCCGGGTGGGCTCGGCGTCGACCGAGCGTGGGAACGATTCACCGACGCCGTCGCCGCTCACACGGTCGCACTCGACGGCCCCCGATACCTCGGGTTCATCCCCATGTCGCCGGCCGCCGCCGCGATCTGGATGGACGCCGTGGTCGGAGCGACGTCGTTCGCCGCGGAGTCGTGGCTCGAGGCAGCCGGGGCGGTCGCGGCGGAGAACCAGGCGCTCGACCACCTACGCCGACTCGCCGGGATGCCGGAGGGGTCGGGTGGCGCGTTCTGCAGCGGCGGCTCGATCGGGAATCTGTCGGCGCTGGCGGTGGGCCGTGACGTCGCCGACGGTCGCCGACTCGTCGCCGTCGCCGACACCGCGCACGCATCGGTCGACAATTCGCTCCGCCTGCTCGGGCTCGAAGCGCTCGTGGTGCCGACCGGCGACGACGGCCGGTTCGTCGGTGGTGCGCTCGCCGACGCCCTGGCGGCGAGCGGCCGCGCCGGGGAACTCGCGATCGTGGTGGCGTCGGCGGGTTCGACCAACGCCGGCATCGTCGACGACCTGCGGGGGCTGGCCGACATCGCCCACCGGCACGACGCGTGGGTGCACGTCGACGGCGCGTACGGCGGCGCTGCGCTCCTCCTCGACGAGTGCAGCCGTCTGTTCGACGGGCTCGCCGATGCCGACTCCCTCATCATCGACCCGCACAAGTGGTTGTTCTCGACCGCCGGCTCGTGCGCCGTGCTGTACCGCCAGCCGCAGCTGGCGGCCGCGACCCACACCCAGCACGGCCCGTACATCGACGTGCTCCACACGACCGACGCGGCTGCGGCCTGGAACCCGTCCGACTACGCCTTCCAGTTGACACGTCGGGCGTCGGGGCTGCCGTTCTGGTTCACCCTGGTGCTCCACGGCACCGACGCCCTCGCCGACGCCGTCCGGGCGCCGATGACGACGACCGCATACGCGGTCACGCAGCTACGAGCGATCCCCGACGTCGAGGTGATCCTCGAGCCGGAACTCACCGTCGTGCTGTTCCGCAAAGCGGGCTGGGACCGGGCGCGGTGGCAGCAATGGTCGGCCGACCTGCTCGCCCGCCGGATCGCGTTCGTCGCACCGACCACGTGGAAGGGCGAGACCGTCGGTCGTCTGGTGTTCCTCCACCCGTTGACCACCGACACGATCGTCGACGAGGTGATCGACACCCTTCGCTGA
- a CDS encoding aldehyde dehydrogenase family protein, with product MAAFRVTYATLSADDQELQASYTTASAAVKSELGAHHPLWIGDDEVFGDSFTTVSPVDTSVEIGHFTIADADDVDDAVAAATAAQPAWAATPWQQRCDILERAADLISERSVVDAAALGWENGKSRLEAIGEVEETADLIRYYTHAMREHDGFAMPMERFSDAEVTSDVMRPYGVWVVIGPFNYPNALIGGPAGAALVAGNTVVAKPSEIGSYSGHLVYRAFVDAGVPRGVVNILTGGGDVGSALVHHPGVGGVTFTGSSAVGMSIIESFSASHPKPAICEMGGKNPVIVSATADLDLAVEGTARSAFGFGGQKCSAASRVFVDASIADEFITRLVARAEAIPGTGPLEEGGFLSPVVNQAAVERFEAAVAEVRHTGEVLTGGNRLTDGDHASGYFVEPTVVRVPSDSTIMTTELFVPLIAVEAVDGLDEGLERANATPFGLTAGLFAEDADEIERFFDRIEAGVVYVNRAAGATTGAWPGVQPFGGWKRSGTAGKLGGGPHYLQQYLREQSRTRVMRG from the coding sequence ATGGCCGCTTTCCGCGTCACCTACGCAACCCTGTCCGCCGACGATCAGGAACTGCAGGCGTCGTACACGACGGCGTCGGCGGCGGTGAAGTCAGAACTGGGTGCCCATCACCCACTGTGGATCGGCGACGACGAAGTGTTCGGTGACTCGTTCACCACGGTCTCCCCGGTCGACACCTCCGTCGAGATCGGTCACTTCACGATCGCGGATGCCGATGACGTCGACGATGCCGTCGCCGCCGCCACGGCGGCGCAGCCGGCATGGGCGGCGACGCCCTGGCAGCAACGCTGCGACATCCTCGAACGTGCCGCCGATCTGATCTCCGAACGGTCGGTCGTCGACGCCGCCGCCCTCGGATGGGAGAACGGCAAGAGCCGGCTCGAAGCCATCGGCGAGGTCGAGGAGACCGCCGATCTGATCCGCTATTACACCCATGCGATGCGCGAGCACGACGGCTTCGCGATGCCGATGGAGCGCTTCAGCGACGCCGAGGTGACCAGCGACGTGATGCGCCCGTACGGCGTGTGGGTCGTGATCGGTCCGTTCAACTATCCGAACGCGTTGATCGGTGGGCCGGCCGGCGCGGCGCTCGTGGCCGGCAACACCGTGGTCGCCAAGCCGTCGGAGATCGGCTCGTACTCCGGGCACCTCGTGTACCGGGCCTTCGTCGATGCCGGCGTGCCGCGCGGGGTGGTCAACATCCTCACCGGCGGCGGCGACGTCGGCTCGGCGCTCGTGCACCACCCCGGCGTCGGCGGTGTGACGTTCACCGGGTCGAGCGCGGTCGGCATGTCGATCATCGAGTCGTTCTCCGCCTCGCATCCGAAGCCGGCGATCTGTGAGATGGGCGGCAAGAACCCGGTCATCGTGTCGGCCACCGCCGATCTCGACCTCGCGGTCGAGGGGACGGCCCGCAGTGCGTTCGGGTTCGGCGGACAGAAGTGTTCGGCTGCGTCCCGTGTGTTCGTCGACGCCTCGATCGCCGACGAATTCATCACCCGCCTGGTCGCCCGGGCCGAAGCGATTCCCGGGACCGGCCCACTCGAAGAGGGTGGCTTCCTCTCCCCCGTCGTGAACCAGGCGGCGGTCGAGCGGTTCGAGGCCGCGGTCGCCGAGGTCCGCCACACGGGCGAAGTCCTGACGGGCGGGAACCGGCTGACCGACGGCGACCACGCGTCCGGCTACTTCGTCGAGCCCACGGTCGTCCGGGTGCCATCCGACTCGACGATCATGACCACCGAACTCTTCGTCCCGCTGATCGCGGTCGAGGCGGTCGACGGGCTCGACGAGGGGCTCGAACGCGCCAATGCGACCCCGTTCGGCCTGACCGCCGGGCTGTTCGCCGAGGATGCCGACGAGATCGAGCGCTTCTTCGACCGGATCGAAGCCGGCGTCGTCTACGTCAATCGAGCCGCCGGTGCCACGACGGGTGCCTGGCCGGGCGTGCAGCCGTTCGGCGGCTGGAAGCGCAGCGGCACCGCCGGCAAGCTCGGCGGTGGCCCGCACTACCTCCAGCAGTACCTGCGAGAGCAGTCACGCACCCGGGTGATGCGCGGCTGA
- a CDS encoding nuclear transport factor 2 family protein, whose amino-acid sequence MNERHTGSESDDVDVVRAIYSAMADADIARLFELLNAECIVDQDARLPWGGRYIGHDGFADFGLRLRRHIESTVTTSALFAADGDVIQVGRTAGRTIDTRTQFDIDEVHRWTIRDGRAVAAHFSIDTPAMLRALGARAG is encoded by the coding sequence ATGAACGAGCGACACACTGGATCGGAGTCCGATGATGTCGATGTCGTCCGCGCGATCTATTCCGCGATGGCGGACGCCGACATCGCCCGCCTGTTCGAGCTGCTCAACGCCGAGTGCATCGTCGACCAGGATGCCCGGCTCCCCTGGGGAGGCCGCTACATCGGACACGACGGCTTCGCCGACTTCGGATTGCGGCTCCGTCGACACATCGAATCCACCGTCACGACCTCCGCGTTGTTCGCCGCCGACGGCGATGTGATCCAGGTCGGTCGAACCGCCGGCAGGACCATCGACACCCGGACCCAGTTCGACATCGACGAGGTCCATCGCTGGACGATTCGCGACGGCCGCGCCGTCGCCGCCCACTTCTCCATCGACACCCCTGCGATGCTTCGCGCCCTCGGCGCCCGCGCCGGCTGA
- a CDS encoding ABC transporter ATP-binding protein has translation MASTPPRDSHALVRLLRPHARRWAGLAALVATSSLLLLTGPLVIRRIVDRATTGATTGELQQLALLFLAIVVVGQIVEIVVVRSATVGAWRTTNQLRLDMTSHVLGLDHEFHRRHTPGELIQRVDGDVTSVSDLLGRVVPKALGAALLIAGMVVVVTVIDWRIGIGMAVYVGAAVGLVLVLRERAVAESSEELSSFARLYGGIEERLNASEDLRANGAGGHAMWRFVEESADSLDTSVRRESAFLGMWWLVRGIVVAGSVIAVVASALLVSRDMMSIGTAFLLFQYVLLIERPLDEVVHELETVQKATGAMRRVAELLDVRPTIVDTGRTSPPPGPMTIDFVQVGFDYGDDQPVLSDVTLAIGAGRSVGIVGRTGSGKTTFSRLVLRLVEASSGSVRLGGVSIERIPVPELRHRVALVPQEVELVGGTIRDNVTLFDPTPTDDEVADALRAVGLGALADGGVGRALGAGGAGLSAGEAQLLAMARVWLRNPDIVVLDEATARVDPETERRLEAAVQRLMRGRTTLIIAHRLSTLREVDDIIVFDAGQVVEHGDRDTLASDEHSRFGRLLGLALEDGDDRPERELLR, from the coding sequence ATGGCGTCGACGCCGCCCCGTGATTCGCACGCACTCGTGCGGTTGCTCCGCCCGCACGCGCGGCGCTGGGCGGGTCTCGCCGCGCTCGTCGCGACCAGTTCACTCCTCCTGCTCACTGGTCCGCTCGTCATCCGTCGGATCGTCGACCGGGCGACCACGGGTGCGACGACCGGCGAACTGCAGCAGCTCGCGCTGCTGTTCCTCGCGATCGTGGTCGTCGGTCAGATCGTCGAGATCGTCGTCGTCCGTTCCGCGACGGTCGGGGCATGGCGGACGACCAACCAGCTCCGTCTCGACATGACGAGTCACGTGCTCGGCCTCGACCACGAGTTCCATCGTCGTCACACGCCCGGTGAGCTGATCCAACGCGTCGATGGCGACGTGACGTCGGTCTCCGACCTGTTGGGTCGGGTGGTGCCGAAGGCGCTCGGCGCCGCGCTGTTGATCGCCGGCATGGTCGTCGTGGTGACGGTGATCGACTGGCGGATCGGCATCGGGATGGCGGTGTACGTCGGTGCCGCCGTCGGTCTCGTGCTGGTGCTGCGCGAACGGGCGGTGGCCGAGTCGTCCGAGGAACTGTCGTCGTTCGCCCGCCTCTACGGCGGGATCGAGGAACGGCTCAACGCATCGGAGGACCTTCGTGCGAACGGTGCCGGTGGTCACGCGATGTGGCGGTTCGTCGAGGAGAGCGCCGACTCGCTCGACACCTCGGTTCGGCGGGAGTCCGCGTTCCTCGGCATGTGGTGGCTCGTGCGCGGCATCGTCGTGGCCGGCTCTGTGATCGCCGTCGTCGCCAGCGCGCTGCTCGTTTCCCGCGACATGATGTCGATCGGCACGGCGTTCCTCCTGTTCCAGTACGTCTTGCTGATCGAGCGCCCGCTCGACGAGGTCGTCCACGAACTCGAGACGGTCCAGAAGGCGACCGGCGCGATGCGGCGCGTCGCGGAGCTGCTCGACGTCCGACCGACGATCGTCGACACCGGGCGGACCTCGCCGCCGCCCGGGCCCATGACGATCGACTTCGTCCAGGTCGGCTTCGACTACGGCGACGACCAACCGGTGCTGTCCGACGTCACGTTGGCGATCGGCGCCGGCCGATCGGTGGGCATCGTCGGCCGGACCGGCAGCGGCAAGACCACCTTTTCGCGGCTCGTGCTGCGCCTGGTGGAAGCGTCGTCCGGCAGCGTGAGGTTGGGTGGCGTGTCGATCGAGCGGATCCCCGTGCCGGAGCTCCGCCACCGCGTCGCGCTCGTGCCGCAGGAGGTCGAGCTCGTCGGTGGCACGATCCGCGACAACGTGACCCTGTTCGACCCGACCCCGACCGACGACGAGGTCGCCGACGCCCTGCGTGCCGTCGGGCTCGGAGCGCTCGCCGACGGAGGTGTCGGCCGTGCCCTCGGCGCCGGGGGCGCCGGGCTGTCGGCCGGCGAGGCGCAGCTGCTCGCGATGGCGAGGGTCTGGCTGCGGAACCCCGACATCGTCGTGCTCGACGAGGCGACGGCGCGGGTCGACCCCGAGACCGAACGCCGGTTGGAGGCAGCCGTTCAGCGCCTGATGCGCGGGCGGACGACGCTGATCATCGCTCACCGGCTGTCGACGCTGCGCGAGGTCGACGACATCATCGTGTTCGATGCCGGCCAGGTCGTCGAGCACGGTGACCGCGACACCCTCGCGAGCGACGAGCACAGTCGGTTCGGTCGGTTGCTCGGGCTCGCGTTGGAAGACGGCGACGACCGTCCCGAGCGGGAGTTGCTGCGATGA
- a CDS encoding ABC transporter ATP-binding protein, which translates to MSVWSLAWKVSQHERKWFWSGWAMFVLFFAMPLASGWALSRAFDAVSTGDTTSVLRWIGGFIVAEISRMATLHWAVMVWTRVWMHMQTFLRANLLVAQMASGGPEAGQPVGSAGEAVTHFRDDAEDVARLVDGLVDVSAGLMFTIVAAFVLGSANLAGALVLIGPLVLVAVATKSMDARIKRYRAADRAATAAVTGFVGDVMAAATTVKVNDASTASLDRLRGLVDRRRVTAVRDRVLEEAVQAISRGAADAGLGLVLLVGAGALASGRFDVGELALFVAYLGWLSFLPRMVGRVLARHKQAAVAFDRMSHLVADRDVRNTVRPRDLPINTGQSRDRPDAVRPARVPLERLDVVGLSAHYESGAGIDEVTVSVAKGELVVVTGPVGSGKSTLLRAVLGLAWQADLSGEVRWNGVRLDDPAGFLVPPNAAFLPQVPQLISDSLADNIGFGTASSVDVDQAISLAAMEADVAMMPDGSATLIGPRGLRLSGGQRQRLAGARAVVHRPELVVLDDLSSALDVETELQLWRNLADAGMTVLAVSHRAVAFERADRVVRLEGGRVAEITET; encoded by the coding sequence ATGAGCGTCTGGAGCCTCGCCTGGAAGGTGAGCCAACACGAGCGCAAGTGGTTCTGGTCGGGATGGGCGATGTTCGTGCTGTTCTTCGCCATGCCGCTGGCGTCGGGGTGGGCGCTCAGCCGTGCCTTCGACGCCGTCTCCACCGGTGACACGACGTCGGTGCTGCGATGGATCGGCGGGTTCATCGTCGCCGAGATCAGTCGCATGGCCACGCTGCACTGGGCCGTCATGGTGTGGACCAGGGTCTGGATGCACATGCAGACCTTCCTGCGGGCGAACCTGCTGGTCGCACAGATGGCGAGCGGTGGACCCGAAGCCGGGCAACCGGTCGGGTCGGCGGGCGAGGCGGTCACACATTTCCGTGACGACGCCGAGGACGTCGCCCGGCTCGTCGATGGTCTGGTCGACGTGTCAGCGGGCCTGATGTTCACGATCGTCGCCGCATTCGTACTCGGTTCCGCCAACCTTGCCGGAGCGCTCGTGTTGATCGGACCGCTCGTGCTCGTCGCCGTCGCGACGAAGTCGATGGACGCCCGTATCAAGCGATACCGGGCCGCCGACCGGGCGGCGACCGCCGCGGTCACCGGATTCGTCGGCGACGTGATGGCGGCAGCCACCACCGTGAAGGTCAACGACGCCTCGACGGCATCGCTCGACCGTCTGCGCGGTCTCGTCGACCGGCGGCGCGTCACGGCGGTGCGCGACCGCGTGCTCGAGGAAGCCGTCCAGGCGATCAGCCGAGGTGCCGCCGATGCCGGCCTCGGGCTGGTGCTGCTGGTCGGTGCAGGTGCACTCGCCTCGGGTCGCTTCGACGTCGGCGAACTCGCGCTGTTCGTCGCCTACCTCGGCTGGCTGAGCTTCCTGCCTCGGATGGTCGGCAGGGTGCTCGCCCGCCACAAGCAGGCGGCGGTGGCGTTCGACCGGATGAGCCACCTCGTGGCCGACCGCGATGTCCGCAACACGGTGCGGCCGCGAGACCTTCCGATCAACACGGGGCAGTCGCGTGACCGTCCCGACGCGGTTCGTCCCGCCCGGGTCCCACTCGAGCGACTCGACGTGGTCGGACTCAGCGCCCACTACGAGTCGGGCGCCGGCATCGACGAGGTCACGGTGTCGGTCGCGAAGGGCGAACTCGTCGTCGTCACCGGCCCGGTCGGATCGGGCAAGAGCACGCTGCTGCGGGCGGTACTGGGCCTCGCCTGGCAGGCCGACCTGTCGGGTGAGGTCCGTTGGAACGGTGTACGTCTCGACGACCCGGCCGGGTTCCTCGTGCCGCCGAACGCGGCCTTCCTGCCGCAGGTGCCGCAGCTGATCTCCGACTCGCTCGCCGACAACATCGGTTTCGGAACGGCGTCGTCGGTCGATGTCGACCAGGCGATCTCGTTGGCGGCGATGGAGGCCGACGTGGCGATGATGCCGGACGGTTCGGCCACGCTGATCGGTCCGCGCGGGCTGCGCCTGTCGGGCGGCCAACGCCAGCGGCTCGCCGGGGCTCGAGCGGTCGTCCACCGACCCGAACTCGTCGTGCTCGACGACCTGTCGAGCGCGCTCGATGTCGAGACCGAACTGCAACTCTGGCGGAATCTCGCCGACGCGGGCATGACCGTGCTCGCGGTCTCTCACCGGGCGGTCGCCTTCGAGCGCGCCGACCGGGTCGTCCGCCTCGAGGGTGGTCGGGTCGCCGAGATCACCGAGACGTGA
- a CDS encoding RidA family protein: MNRSINPASIAPPAANYAHAVLTTQATRWLHTSGVVPTAPDGTVPESIDEQAAVVWSSIGAMLAEAGMQPSDVVSVTTYAVVGHALGGVMAARDAFLDGHLAASTLVTVPALARPEWKMEIAVVAAAD; this comes from the coding sequence GTGAACCGTTCGATCAACCCCGCTTCGATCGCCCCACCGGCCGCCAACTACGCCCACGCCGTCCTCACCACGCAGGCGACGCGCTGGTTGCACACCTCCGGCGTCGTGCCGACGGCACCCGACGGCACGGTGCCCGAGTCGATCGACGAACAGGCGGCGGTCGTCTGGTCGAGTATCGGGGCGATGCTCGCCGAGGCCGGGATGCAGCCCTCGGACGTGGTGTCGGTCACCACGTACGCGGTCGTCGGACACGCGCTCGGGGGAGTGATGGCGGCCCGCGACGCCTTCCTCGACGGGCATCTCGCCGCGTCGACGCTCGTGACGGTGCCGGCGCTCGCTCGACCGGAGTGGAAGATGGAGATCGCGGTCGTCGCCGCAGCCGACTGA